The following DNA comes from Rhea pennata isolate bPtePen1 chromosome 22, bPtePen1.pri, whole genome shotgun sequence.
CCGCTTGCCCGCGGCGCGTCAGCGCTAACCTCCCGAGTCGCGGCCGGTCCCAGCGTTCGGGCTCCTCGCGCCCTCGAGGAGTAGGGGGAAAACAGACGGAGGCTGCAAAAGTCAGCCCAAAAAGTACTTGCTGTGCCTAGGCCCTCCTCGCTGCTGGGAGACCGGAGccgccctcctcttcctcccagggATCCTGGTGTTTGGGAAGCAGGGGGGAGGCTTCGGAGAGCTTTTATATCCCGCTCCCGCCCAAGCCCAGGTGGTTTTGCAGCTGCCAGGAGGTTTCTGCCGTAACCACGGGGCAGCTGAGACTCGTTCTGCTCCTCGGCGCTCAGCTGCAGCGCGGTGGCGTCGGGGCCGCCACCGGGACCCCGGCGCTGCCTGCGGGCTCCGGCGGTGCTGGGGTCCAACCGAACCATTATTTTCGCACCTCCGCCCAGCTGATGGGGAGTTTGGTACAAAACGGGAGCGGGTGAGGCCCGGCTGGCTTTGCTGGGAAAACAGTCCCGGCATTTCTGCTGGGCGGGCGGGATCCTGCCGGCGCGGTGCGACACTTAGCTCCTGCTGGGACACGTACGGATGAGCGGGATGGGAGGGATCGCGTTGTACGTTGGCGGAAATCCAGGCCGGCCCTCCGGCAGCCGGAGCCAGGATGTGGCTGGGGATAGCGGTTCCCGGGACGGCCGGGGCAGGATCAGGCCTGTCCGCCGCGATCCGCGCCGCGTCCTCGGCTCGAGGCGCCGCGCGGAGGGTTTCGACGCTCGAGGTGCCGTCCCGGCTTCGCGCCGCCCGCGGCAGAGAGCCCGGCGGAGCCAGGGCTGAGCGCGTCGCCGCCGAGCGATGCTCCGCTTCCCCTCGgagcgggcagcgccggggtcGGGAACGGGCTTCGCCAGGGATGCCCAGGCACTCGGGGCGGCCCGGTGCCGAGCTGCTGGGGGAGACGGACGGAGGGGGCAGGACGGAGGCCGCGGGGCACCTGCCGCGAGGGACGGCGGCGCGACTCCCTGGGCCGGCTCCAAAACCCTCTTCTAATCATAGCTCCGGCTTCCTGTTTTCCCGGGGAGGAGCGAAGGGGCATTTACGCTTCCCACGCGGTGGGGCCGAGCCGCGGGCGAACGCCGACCCCGCCGCGCTCTTGTCCTCCTCTTTTGCTATCGGGGGGCTTTTCCCACCCCTCCCCGTCGCTGCAACGTCCCCTTTCCGCCCGGCGCTTCCCCGGGAAGCGGGGGCCGTACACGCGCGGGGGGCCTTTTCCGGAGTCGCCTCTTCTCTCGGCAAAGCGTCGTTTCGGAGGGGCCGGAGCTGCCGTGCCTCCGCCGGCCGCTGGCGCCTCTCTCGCTtcggcggcgccgggggagAATCATtcggggccggccgcggggttggggtgggggggaccGCGGATCTGCCGCCCGTCTTGGAGGCGCCGGTCTAGTTCCTCGCCGCCGCGGGACTCCCGCGCCGGCCTGGTTTCCGCGGCGTATGGAGGTCACCTCTCCGCAGCTCCGGCGAGCGGGGGAGGACGCCGAAGAGGCTTCCCGGTGCCTCGCGGTCCGTGGCGCCTTAGCATCTTTGCTCCCGCGGAGCCAAATCTGACCGAGGCTCCCCGCACCGCCACCGCGCTCTCTGCACAGAcgcctttatttattttttttgccctcTCTAGGTTCTCAGTGTCCACGAAATACCCGGACACGGACGGCACTTCTGACAAAGACACCGGCTTAATTTCTCAACGCTTAGCGTTGGAGGAGATGAAAGCTCAAGTCCCGCGAGAGCCCGCGCGTCCCCCTCGCTTTTCCGGGCGGGAGCTCTCCTTTAAATTTCACCGGGGCCTCTTAAGCGCTTCTCAAACGTGCCCTTAGAGAGGTTTGCCGGGCTGGTCTCAAGCAGCCGAAATGCCTTTTTACGTGGGGCCGTTACGTTGTTGTCATTTTCTTGCCGTTCCCTTTCAGATGTTTCCTATTAACCAGCGATGGAGttagaattaatttatttttttttctttttcgtCCAAAGCGTTTAACGGCTCTGTAAATCTCCGCCGCAGCAGGGGCTTTCCTGGAGCGAGCGTTGAACGGCTCGTGGCCGCTGTAGGTCGTTTCACGCGGCCTCGCTGGGTTTTAGTTGGCGTCGGGTTCGACGCCTCGCCGCGGGTCCCGTGCCCGGACCAAAGCAGCCTCCCGGCCGCCTCCGATATTGTAATCCCTCCTTGAcatactgcagcagcaggaagaataCCTCCAGGAACTGAGGGAGTTGGAGCTTCCCGGTGATTCGGTACAAGCTCGCAGCTTTTGTCCTCGACCcgttttttttccctgccttgcCGACGGCATCGGATCGAGAACGTTTTCGCTCTCCGCGCCCGCGCCGTGCCCCGCCGGCAGCCCTCGGACGGGCTTTTGGCCGGACCTCGCGGTCCAGCCGGCCCCGTGTCCCTTGTGCTCGCTGGCGTTTCGGGGTCTGCAAGGGCTTCTTTGGCGTCGGGCCGCTTTGGTCTCTCGGCCCTCCGGAGAGGTGTGTTTGCACCCGACATACATTTCTGCGCCGTTTTTAGCTCGCTCCTGAAAAGAGGCCTCCCGCTTGGGCGCCTGACCCGGCGGGGATTTGCAGGCTGGAAAGCGCTCGCGGGGTCCCGGCCCTTGGAACGGGCCCTGCTTGTCCCTTGCCGTGGTTTTTGGCCCGGGCGTTGCCTCCGGCGCgtcccggcggcgccggctccccgtcgggcggggagggaacgtctgcaggcgccgccgcggcgcgagGCTCCAGCGCCGGGGGCTCACCGtcgccccggggcgggcgggcgggcgggcggccgcggccgggctccccgttgggaagggctggggctgctgccgggccggcggagccccccctccccgcccgccccggggggaGGAAGGCGCGATGCCGGCGGCGCCCCGTAACCCTGCCGTCTCTCCCGTAGGATGGCGGAGCCTCGCTTTAACAACCCGTACTTCTGGCCGCCCCCTCCCACCATGCCCAGCCAGGTAAGATTCCTCCCCCGGTGCCCTCGGAGCGGGTCCGGGAGAGGAGGGAGCCCAGGCGGCAAGCGGGGCTGGAAGGGCCTggcggagcccggcgcggggacGGGCGGCGGATGCGCAGCCGGGGCGTCCCGCCCGCCCCTGACCCCGCGGCTCTGCCTTCTCCCCGCCGGCAGCTGGACAACCTCGTTCTGATCAACAAAATCAAGGAGCAGCTGATGGCGGAGAAGATCCGGCCGCCGCACTTGCCCCCCACCTCCGTGGCCTCCCAGCAGCCCCTCCTGGTGCCCCCCTCGCCCGCCGAGAGCAGCCAGTCCATCATGTCCCTGCCCAAGCTGCAGCAGGTCCCCGGCCTCCACCCGCAAGCCGTCCCCCAGCCCGACGTGGCCCTGCACGCTCGGCCGGCCACCAGCACCGTCACAGGTACCGCGGCGCTCGGGGAGCTGGGTGGGGGGACCCCGCTGCCTGCGGGGGTGCCTCGGTGGTCCTCGGCGGGCCGCGTCCCCTCCTGGTGGGGACGGAGGGGCTGCGGGCGGGGCGACCCCTCCGCTAACGTGTCcgtcctcctccttccccccttgCCCCAACCCCGTTCCCGTCCCCGTCCCGCTTCGCCcgccagggctggggctggcgtCGCGGGCGCCCGCCGTCAGCACCTCCGAGTCGAGCGCGGGCACGGGCACCGCCACCCCCTCGACGCCCACCTCCACCAGCCAGAGCCGCCTCATCGCCTCCTCGCCCACCCTCATCTCAGGGATCACCAGCCCGCCCCTCCTCGACTCCATAAAGACAATCCAGGGCCACAGCCTGCTGGGGGCACCCAAGGCCGAGCGGGGCCGCAAGAAGATCAAGGCGGAAAACCCCTCGGGGCCGCCCGTCCTCGTGGTTCCTTACCCCATCCTGGCCTCGGGGGAGACCGCCAAAGAGGGCAAGACCTACAGGTaggcgcgcggcggcggtgccgcggggagggggggcggcgcgggccgggccgccgggaCCCGCCGGCCCCAGCGCGGACCCTGTGGGGCTCTCCGCCTGCAGGTGTAAGGTCTGCCCCTTGACGTTCTTCACCAAGTCGGAGATGCAGATCCACTCCAAGTCGCACACGGAGGCCAAGCCCCACAAGTGCCCGCATTGCTCCAAATCCTTCGCCAACGCCTCCTACCTGGCCCAGCACCTGCGCATCCACCTGGGCGTGAAGCCCTACCACTGCTCCTACTGCGAGAAGTCCTTCCGGCAGCTCTCCCACCTCCAGCAGCACACCAggtgccggcgccgcggggacgggctggggctcctgcagcccctcgGCGTGGCTGCCCCTCCGCGGTGCCCCGGGCCTGGCCGGGGAGCGGAGGGCGGTGGGGCGGGCGGTGGCGAGGGAGGGGGCTTCGCTTTGGGGGCGCTGACCTGATGTTTGTGCCCTCCCTCGCGCTCACCCCGGCTCCGGCGCAGAATTCACACCGGCGACAGACCGTACAAGTGCCCGCACCCCGGCTGCGAAAAGGCATTCACGCAACTCTCCAACCTCCAGGTGGGCACCCCGGGcgagggaagggggagaagggaaggggggaCAGAGCCCCAGGGCAACGGGAAGGAGCCGGGCGGAGGGGACGGGCCGCGGACCCGGCTGCGAGCGCCGGGAGCCGTTCCCGCGCCCGTAACCCGTTCCCGGCTCCCCGCCGTGGCCTTTGCAGTCTCACCAGCGACAGCACAACAAGGACAAGCCCTACAAGTGCCCGAACTGCTACCGGGCGTACACGGACTCGGCGTCGCTGCAGATCCACCTCTCGGCGCACGCCATCAAACACGCCAAGGCCTACTGCTGCAGCATGTGCGGCCGGGCTTATACCTcggtgagcggggccggggccgggccggggccgcggcgcgtcCCGCGTCGCCCCGCCGCTCACGCcggcctccctccctccctccctctgtgcCCTGCAGGAGACCTATTTGATGAAGCACATGTCCAAACACACCGTGGTGGAGCACCTCGTGAGCCAGCACTCGCCTCAAAGGACGGAGTCACCCGGCATCCCCGTGCGGATCTCGCTCATCTGAACGGGGCTCCCTCCCGGCTCCGGGGGCACCGCGGAGACGCCGCGTCCGGACCCTCCCTcagcgccgcccggccgcccccggccccccgcgccgggccgcggcgtGGCGGGCAGCCGACGgatgccgccgccgccgccgccgcgctttGGAaaggcgcccggccgccccgcggccccggcctggcccggctcCCCCGGGGCTGCGGTTTCGGTGACATCCAAAGACGGCTTCAGAGCACTTTGAATCTCTGCGGTTTTTTTTCGGGGAGGGAGGGtgtccttctctttcctccagtccctgcccctttccttctctcattttggatacaaatatatatatatatttattggcCAAGAAGTTGGTGCTGCTAAAACAGAGACGAAATAAGACACAAAACAAACCGCGGACAGAGGAAAACGCTGGATGGCGAAGGGGCGAGAGATTCGGGGCCCTCGACCGTCGGCTTTTTCTGCCCTTGGACTCTCCGCTGGGAGCCGCGGCCGGAGAGGGGAGCCGGCGGGACTCGAGCCGAGCCGGCAAAACCGGTGCCGCGGCGGGATGGAGCCTGCTGTGCCGCGTCGTCGTCTGACCTCTTTGGGACgctttgattgtttttttctctttttacgttgttttttttttttcctccccctcccgcTTTGGGTTACCCGCTCCCCGCGCTGCTCTCCCGGAGGACTGGCTCAGCGCGGAGCCGCGAGCGCTGGGGGCTtgggcaggggtggggggagcgAAAGcagccggggtggggggcgacccgagccgcgcgccggggcagggttgcgggggaggggggggaggacGTGGGAATTTCGGGAGCGGCCGCGGGATCGCGGGACCCCCCTCGGCAAGGGCGCCGCACTCAGGGAGCCCCCCCCCGGCCACGGGGGTTTGTCCCAGCTTGGCAAGCCGGCACGGTGGGGGGGGTCCGAGGCGGCGagcgccgctgccccgggggggctgcgaggggccggtcgcgccccccccccaaatcccagCCGCTCCGGGGAATCGCTTTGCCGGGGAAGCCGTGCCGGGCTCGCGCGCGTGTAAACCCCGCACGCAGAGACGGGCGGGCGCCGCTCCCTGCCCCTCTTTGCAGAAAAACTAGACAAAAACTCATATATCTTATGTACTCTTCGGTTCCGTTTTTGGATATTaactgtgttatttttttatacACTTTTTAAGCCTTAACTCATTGTTTTGCCAGGGTGTTTATTACCTTCTGTTTATTAATTTGATATCCCGCAGCCTTTTCTCCCCCTCCGTtccccacctccatccctgcctCTGGTTCTTTGTTTCCGAATCGATGTTGTACGATACTCAATATTGTAATCTTTTTTGTCAGCATGTTAATACTGTGTAAATATGCCTCTTATACATACTGTTAAcacttctttctccctcctcccccttccccattttggggctttttttattttcctcgGTGGAAATCCAGGCCACATGTCTCTAGAGCTAGTTattaccttattaaaaaaaaaaaaaaggaaaaaaaaaaagtggggagaaaaaaaagagaaaaatgaacaaaaaaaaagagaacatcCCTCCCTGCTTCCCATCCCCCTGTCTTGCGTTGTGGTTCACGGAAAGACGTGAGGAGGCAGCGGCCTTCGCCGGGAAAGTTTGCATTCTGCCGGCAACGAATTAAAACCCACCAAACTGAcgacccttaaaaaaaaaaaaaaaaaaggaaaaaaaaggagaaaaaggaaagaataattaaaaaaaatactctttgtatttctctgttgtggaaggcaaaagaaaaacaaaaataaacctgtACATGCAGACTTTGGCCAGGTGTAAGGTGTGTGATGGGCCGGCGTCCCCGGGGCGAGGAGGGTTTGGGGGCCGGGTTGCTCCCTGCCCCGCTCCATGGAGCCCCGGGGCAGGATTTGGGGGGATTTTCCGGGGCTTTAGGGTGGGATTTTGTGGCCCCAGGAGAGAGGCTTATGCCCCAGGGGTGAGTAAAGTCCAAGCACAGCGGCTGGCGCCCCATCCGCGGGGGGTTTCTTGCCTACGTGTCGCTGCGCTGGGCCGTCCTGGCCCTgctcccgggggggggggtgggggggggcatgTCGCTGCGGCCCCCTCGTTAGCTTAACGAGGCGGCCGATCGGGGCGGAGCAGCTGCGGAGGGTCCCGTCAGCGGGGCCGCGTACGCGAGGCAGGAGGGTTCGCGCTCCCGACGAGGAGCGTTCGCAGCcgcagggcccggccagccccTGCGCGTctggggggctctgggggggcACGAGCGAGTCGGGGCTGCTGGGGGTACCTGCTCCGGGAGCGCCATCACCATGGGCCTGAGCTCCAGGGGCACCATAACAGTAGGTCTGAGCTCTAGGGCCACATCTCCATGggtacctgctgcaggagcaccatCACCATGGGTCTGAGCTCTAGGGCCGCATCCCCATGggtacctgctgcaggagcaccatCACCATGGGCCTGAGCTCCAGGGGCACCATAACAGTAGGTCTGAGCTCTAGGGCCGCATCCCCATGggtacctgctgcaggagcaccatCACCATGGGTCTGAGCTCTAGGGCCACATCCCCATGggtacctgctgcaggagcaccatCACCATGGGTCTGAGCTCTAGGGCCACATCCCCA
Coding sequences within:
- the ZNF362 gene encoding zinc finger protein 362 isoform X2, whose translation is MDADKGKQRQYSQRMAEPRFNNPYFWPPPPTMPSQLDNLVLINKIKEQLMAEKIRPPHLPPTSVASQQPLLVPPSPAESSQSIMSLPKLQQVPGLHPQAVPQPDVALHARPATSTVTGLGLASRAPAVSTSESSAGTGTATPSTPTSTSQSRLIASSPTLISGITSPPLLDSIKTIQGHSLLGAPKAERGRKKIKAENPSGPPVLVVPYPILASGETAKEGKTYRCKVCPLTFFTKSEMQIHSKSHTEAKPHKCPHCSKSFANASYLAQHLRIHLGVKPYHCSYCEKSFRQLSHLQQHTRIHTGDRPYKCPHPGCEKAFTQLSNLQSHQRQHNKDKPYKCPNCYRAYTDSASLQIHLSAHAIKHAKAYCCSMCGRAYTSETYLMKHMSKHTVVEHLVSQHSPQRTESPGIPVRISLI
- the ZNF362 gene encoding zinc finger protein 362 isoform X4, which encodes MTVEKRPAGSSGSRLDPEMDADKGKQRQYSQRMAEPRFNNPYFWPPPPTMPSQLDNLVLINKIKEQLMAEKIRPPHLPPTSVASQQPLLVPPSPAESSQSIMSLPKLQQVPGLHPQAVPQPDVALHARPATSTVTGITSPPLLDSIKTIQGHSLLGAPKAERGRKKIKAENPSGPPVLVVPYPILASGETAKEGKTYRCKVCPLTFFTKSEMQIHSKSHTEAKPHKCPHCSKSFANASYLAQHLRIHLGVKPYHCSYCEKSFRQLSHLQQHTRIHTGDRPYKCPHPGCEKAFTQLSNLQSHQRQHNKDKPYKCPNCYRAYTDSASLQIHLSAHAIKHAKAYCCSMCGRAYTSETYLMKHMSKHTVVEHLVSQHSPQRTESPGIPVRISLI
- the ZNF362 gene encoding zinc finger protein 362 isoform X1 gives rise to the protein MTVEKRPAGSSGSRLDPEMDADKGKQRQYSQRMAEPRFNNPYFWPPPPTMPSQLDNLVLINKIKEQLMAEKIRPPHLPPTSVASQQPLLVPPSPAESSQSIMSLPKLQQVPGLHPQAVPQPDVALHARPATSTVTGLGLASRAPAVSTSESSAGTGTATPSTPTSTSQSRLIASSPTLISGITSPPLLDSIKTIQGHSLLGAPKAERGRKKIKAENPSGPPVLVVPYPILASGETAKEGKTYRCKVCPLTFFTKSEMQIHSKSHTEAKPHKCPHCSKSFANASYLAQHLRIHLGVKPYHCSYCEKSFRQLSHLQQHTRIHTGDRPYKCPHPGCEKAFTQLSNLQSHQRQHNKDKPYKCPNCYRAYTDSASLQIHLSAHAIKHAKAYCCSMCGRAYTSETYLMKHMSKHTVVEHLVSQHSPQRTESPGIPVRISLI
- the ZNF362 gene encoding zinc finger protein 362 isoform X3 encodes the protein MAEPRFNNPYFWPPPPTMPSQLDNLVLINKIKEQLMAEKIRPPHLPPTSVASQQPLLVPPSPAESSQSIMSLPKLQQVPGLHPQAVPQPDVALHARPATSTVTGLGLASRAPAVSTSESSAGTGTATPSTPTSTSQSRLIASSPTLISGITSPPLLDSIKTIQGHSLLGAPKAERGRKKIKAENPSGPPVLVVPYPILASGETAKEGKTYRCKVCPLTFFTKSEMQIHSKSHTEAKPHKCPHCSKSFANASYLAQHLRIHLGVKPYHCSYCEKSFRQLSHLQQHTRIHTGDRPYKCPHPGCEKAFTQLSNLQSHQRQHNKDKPYKCPNCYRAYTDSASLQIHLSAHAIKHAKAYCCSMCGRAYTSETYLMKHMSKHTVVEHLVSQHSPQRTESPGIPVRISLI